In Rhododendron vialii isolate Sample 1 chromosome 9a, ASM3025357v1, the following are encoded in one genomic region:
- the LOC131300926 gene encoding disease resistance protein RPP13-like, producing MADAAVEFLLLNLKQLLVYNADLISGVKEQVESLYNELSMLKAFLKDSTEKRSEYEIVKELVRQIRVVVYEAEDVIDTFVVHTSLQKARSGFSKVIHGIDYPGKLRIVAKEIRSIRKRVDDLYRKQSFGFGVIQQQAGEKSGRGSPDKKAPVVEEENVVGFDQEAEILVARLNGGKEEMEVVSVIGMGGLGKTTLARKVFTGPVIEYEFYIRAWIYVSQEYSRKEVFLGILNSINKLTDEMYKWSDEKLAEELRVHLHCGRYLIVIDDVWTKGAWDDLKMAFPKNNNKSRILLTSRNNDVAIYANPDSPPHHLRFLSDDESWELLEKKVFRKERCPLELEDLGKKIAKECSGLPLAIVVIAGLLMKKDKTCEWWERVAESVSSYVARDPKQCMDILALSYKHLPYHLKACFLYFGVFPEDYEIPVWKLIQLWVAEGFIQQVGEISLEDIAEEQLEDLVDRNLVMVDRRRSNGGIKTCRVHDMLHDLCLREAEEEKFLQEIKGFVLVPCSSFSPNLNKYRRLCIHNHVLNYISSKPSGPHVRSFLCFAVEQGESRREHTAFIHEAFKLLRVLEMRSISLPVFPVKMKELVHLRYIALHGDFEILPASISYLWNLQTVIIETTSRTLKVEADIWKMLQLRHFFTNASSRLRGPPTNAWKSGKDPLVRRNLQTLSTISPESCTEDILARTPNLKKLGVRGKLRTLMEEKGGSSLFDNLTKLDHLVTLKLLNDTFPDRPSSGSLPPLYKFPPNLKKLTLADTLLDWEHMAILGILPKLEVLKLKDNAFKGERWEPLDGGFRLLRFLQIGRTDLVHWEGSSHHFPRLHRLILKHCESLKAVPSGLGDVSALQIIEVYHSSHNAVASVKQIQTQKQQGVAINQLKLLIYPPE from the coding sequence atggctgaTGCTGCTGTtgaattcctgctgctgaaccTGAAGCAACTACTGGTATACAACGCCGATCTAATATCCGGCGTTAAAGAACAAGTTGAATCCCTTTACAATGAGCTCAGCATGTTGAAGGCTTTCCTAAAGGACTCGACAGAGAAACGCAGCGAGTACGAGATTGTGAAAGAGCTAGTCCGACAGATCAGAGTCGTAGTCTACGAAGCCGAAGACGTCATCGACACTTTCGTGGTCCACACCTCCTTACAGAAGGCCAGAAGCGGCTTTTCCAAAGTCATCCATGGCATCGATTACCCAGGAAAGCTTCGCATCGTCGCGAAAGAGATCCGATCTATCCGAAAAAGGGTAGATGATCTATACAGAAAGCAGTCGTTCGGATTCGGAGTGATTCAACAACAGGCAGGAGAGAAGTCCGGCAGAGGGTCACCGGATAAGAAGGCTCCGGTTGTTGAGGAAGAGAACGTGGTAGGTTTCGATCAGGAGGCGGAGATTCTGGTGGCTCGGTTGAATGGAGGAAAGGAGGAGATGGAAGTAGTATCGGTCATCGGTATGGGTGGACTCGGGAAGACTACTTTGGCTCGAAAAGTTTTTACTGGTCCTGTCATTGAGTATGAATTCTATATCAGGGCATGGATTTATGTTTCTCAAGAGTACAGTAGGAAAGAAGTTTTCCttgggattttgaattcaatcaACAAGCTCACTGATGAAATGTATAAATGGAGTGATGAAAAGTTAGCCGAAGAGCTGCGTGTCCATTTGCATTGTGGGAGGTATCTAATTGTGATTGACGATGTTTGGACAAAAGGGGCTTGGGATGATCTCAAAATGGCATTTCCCAAGAACAACAATAAAAGTAGGATATTGTTGACGAGTCGAAACAATGATGTCGCTATCTATGCTAACCCAGATAGCCCTCCTCATCATTTGCGGTTTCTATCTGATGATGAAAGCTGGGAGCTACTGGAGAAGAAGGTGTTTCGGAAGGAGAGATGCCCTTTGGAGCTTGAGGATCTTGGGAAGAAAATCGCGAAGGAATGCAGTGGACTGCCACTTGCCATTGTGGTGATTGCAGGGCTTTTAATGAAGAAAGACAAAACGTGCGAGTGGTGGGAGAGAGTGGCTGAAAGTGTGAGTTCATATGTTGCTAGAGACCCCAAGCAATGCATGGACATTCTAGCACTCAGTTACAAACACTTGCCGTATCACTTGAAAGCGTGTTTTCTCTACTTTGGGGTCTTCCCAGAGGACTACGAGATCCCCGTTTGGAAGCTAATTCAGTTATGGGTTGCTGAGGGGTTTATCCAGCAAGTTGGGGAAATAAGTTTGGAGGATATAGCAGAGGAGCAATTGGAGGATCTTGTTGACAGAAATTTGGTAATGGTGGATAGAAGGAGGTCTAATGGAGGAATCAAAACGTGTCGTGTTCATGATATGTTGCATGACCTTTGCTTGAGAGAAGCCGAAGAAGAGAAGTTCTTGCAAGAGATTAAAGGGTTTGTTCTAGTTCCTTGTTCGTCTTTTTCCCCTAACTTGAACAAATACCGTCGCCTCTGTATCCATAACCATGTTTTGAACTATATTTCTTCCAAACCTTCTGGTCCACATGTACGTTCTTTCTTGTGTTTTGCGGTAGAACAAGGGGAGTCACGTAGAGAACACACTGCATTCATCCATGAAGCGTTTAAGTTGCTTAGGGTGTTGGAAATGAGGTCAATCAGTCTCCCCGTTTTTCCTGTCAAGATGAAAGAATTAGTTCATTTGAGGTACATAGCCCTCCATGGTGACTTCGAAATTCTTCCTGCATCAATCTCTTACCTTTGGAACCTCCAAACTGTTATCATTGAAACAACTTCACGTACCCTCAAGGTGGAAGCAGATATTTGGAAAATGTTGCAACTGAGGCATTTCTTCACAAATGCATCTAGTCGTTTGCGTGGCCCTCCAACTAATGCATGGAAAAGTGGCAAAGACCCATTGGTGAGGAGAAACCTACAGACCCTTTCTACAATATCCCCTGAAAGTTGTACAGAGGATATTTTAGCCAGGACTCCCAACCTCAAAAAACTTGGAGTTCGTGGAAAATTACGCACCCTCATGGAGGAAAAGGGAGGGTCCAGCTTGTTCGATAACCTTACTAAATTAGATCACCTTGTGACATTGAAATTGTTGAATGATACCTTCCCTGATCGTCCTTCCAGCGGTAGCCTTCCTCCGTTGTACAAATTCCCGCCAAACCTAAAGAAGCTAACTTTAGCAGATACCCTGCTGGATTGGGAGCACATGGCCATTCTGGGTATTCTACCTAAGCTTGAGGTGCTGAAACTGAAAGACAACGCGTTCAAGGGGGAACGGTGGGAGCCACTCGATGGAGGTTTTCGTCTACTCAGATTCTTACAGATTGGGAGGACGGATTTAGTTCATTGGGAGGGTTCGAGTCATCACTTCCCAAGACTTCACCGGCTTATTCTTAAGCACTGTGAAAGCCTAAAGGCTGTCCCTTCTGGTCTGGGAGATGTGTCTGCGCTTCAGATTATAGAGGTGTATCATTCCTCCCATAATGCTGTTGCTTCCGTCAAGCAAATTCAGACACAAAAGCAACAAGGAGTTGCAATCAATCAACTTAAGCTCCTTATCTATCCTCCAGAATAG
- the LOC131300071 gene encoding uncharacterized protein LOC131300071, with product MPQEEMPMEVLGKKFYVREYGVSLKSSSSKRSSGQSHEELRVLKNEIETLKDVCKQQNNQVETLKDLCQTQKETIQMQQEKMNAYDEKFARFEAVMSAYMHGGPIGAGSNTQ from the exons ATGCCACAAGAGGAGATGCCAATGGAAGTTCTTGGTAAGAAGTTTTATGTGAGGGAATATGGTGTTAGTTTGAAGTCATCATCATCGAAGCGGTCTAGTGGTCAATCACATGAAGAGTTGCGAGTTTTGAAGAATGAAATTGAGACACTCAAGGATGTGTGCAAACAACAAAACAATCAGGTTGAGACCTTGAAGGACTTGTGCCAAACGCAAAAGGAGACAATCCAAATGCAACAGGAGAAAATGAATGCATATGATGAAAAGTTTGCACGCTTCGAGGCTGTTATGTCCGCTTATATGCATGGAGGTCCTATTGGGGCAGGCTCTAATACTCA GTAA